The sequence CTCAGGGTACACCACGTCACTGCCTGAAAACTCAGAAATGGGAacaaatgtcctcattgtgaaGGCTGCAGATGCTGATTCAGATGTCAGATATGCTCAAATATCCTACTCTATTATTGCTGGCCATGTGGATAAATTTGCAATTGATTCAAGAAATGGGACTATCACCACTTTGGATGTCTTTGATTATCAGCGAGAGCAGATCTTTGATATAACAATCAAAGCATTAAATATTGGTGGTCATGCTTTATTTACTTTGGCACATATTGTCCTAAACATTTTAGATGTCAATGAGTTCAAGCCTACATTCAGGCAAAAAGAATACAACTTTTCTGTATAAAAAAATGTGCCTGTTGGAACTAGGATCGGAGAAGTAACAGCTACAGATTATGACCAAGGCTCTGAAGGCCAGGTGTTTTACCTGATGTTTGGTCAAAGCAAATACATGGGCTTTGAAATCAACTCATTTTCTGGAGAAATATACACAACTGGCGGTTTGAGAAAACAAGGCAACAGTCGACTAGTTTTAAAAGTTCTGGCGAAGAACTCCGGTGTTATCACTGGCATGGAGGTAGACGAAACTTTGGTCCACATCAGTGTGATCGACACGAACGATCCACCCGTTTTCACCTCTGCCCTGTATTTGGCCAATGTTGCAGAAAACATCCCGGTTGGGTCACCTGTGATAACGGTGAGTGCTCTGGATGAGGACTCCATATTGGACTGGAatagtttcttcttcagcatCGAAAATGGAAACACAAACATCTCTTTTGCCATTGAGCCATCAAGTGGCATTATTTCAGTAAACTCTCCACTTGACAGAGAATTTAGGCCAGTTTATAATCTGACCGTTACAGTCACTGATAATGGCTCTCCACCAGCCACATCATTGTGACGATTGACGACGTTAACGACAACTCTCCCAAACTCACATTCACTGAGGCTAAAGTGATTAAATGCATCTGATTCAGATGTTCCGCCGAATAGGGGACCTTTTACTTACTGGTTGGTAAACCCTTCAACAGGAAGTGCTTTTTCATTGACTCCTGAGGGAGTTTTATTCACCACACGGACTATTGATCGGGAACAAATCGCTATATATCACATCCTTGTGGCTGTAAGGGTTGCAGGGATCCCTCCGCTATCAACAACAACGATCCACATCAAGATTGTGGATGAAAATGATAACCCATCACTTCCTAGAATCATTGTCATCGAGGTGAAATATTTTGGCAGTTCTTTCCAAGGAGGGATGATCGGAAACGTCCATCCTGAGGATCAGGATGAGTCCGATACATTTAATTGCGCCATCAAAAGCGGACaactaaatatgtttataatACCCAATGGCACATGTGAGCTGTGGTCAAGACCAGCTTCACTTCCCAGTCAACAACAGTATCTACGTGAACTACAAAGGTTTCACAAATGCATCCATAGACAGCTGCATATTATTCTTTGTGTCATCGTCCTCAATGGAAGAGTTTATGTCTCATAATTATTTGCGGTTTGTGAAAACGCTGGACAGTCTGTTTAACCTACAGGCCTCTAAGACTCATGTATTTGGACTTCAACAAATTGGCAGTGAAATCCTTTTATTGGCTGCCGTGAAAAATTACAATGGTCAATATCTTGAAGGCCAAAGCAATGTCACGATTTCTCACATCACAAGTGATCCGTGCCTCGTCAGTCCTTGTCTGAACGGGGCAGCGTGCAACAGAAACATTTACATCACACAGGATGTTTCTGTTCTtttaattgcacctgtccagcCAGCTTCAGTGAATACTCCAGGAAGTTTCAAGTGCCAAAACTTGTACTTCCTCTCTGGATGGATATCACTGTCACTGCATACCTGGATTTGAGGGTAGAATATggtgtattaaaaaaacatatattatattattatatctcATGATTAGAATCCAGAATCTCCTCAAAGTCTgggctttatttgtttgtgttttttaggaGAAATGTGTGAGCACTTCATAAACCACTGTCGATCGACCCCTTGTGTTCAGGGTAGCTGCAGCAATTCACAGAGGATTCTCCTGTCATTGTCCCTTTGGTAAGAATAATGCATGAAATAGGATCTTTAAAGCAACAGTTCAACATtttggaaatgtttttatttgtggaaAACTAGATGAGAAGTTCTCTCACTTCTCTGTGTCATTTAAATGCAAGGCCTCACtcagccagcagctggttaggttagcttagcacaaagacgtTAAACAGGGGGACATTGTTGGCCTGGCTCTGTCCAGAAGTaacagacaccagacaccagtgCACTGCATCAGAAGGGCTTGTCGGAGGGTTGAATAGCTATAGAAACCTTTTACCCCACACCTTTCCGATGTCTCCTTTCTTGTTCTTTACACAATCGCTTCTGTCACTATTCATGGGTAACAAATGACTGCAACCCAATAAGTGCCTTCAAAGAAGGACTGCTTTTTAAATTGTGTGCAATTttccagaatatatatttttaatccttgagagaaaacacacaagtgACATCTCATACAAACAAGCTCACTTTTATCTGTCCTCGCCCAAAACAGCTAATTATCGTTTATGCCCTTTTCAATTAGTGGCCTTTAAGGCGCTGCTTGTAGATTTTGTTTCCTTTGAATAGAGCCAGACTAACGGATTCCccccagtctttgtgctaagctaatcaGCTGCTAGCTGCAGCCTCGCCTTATATCTAATTGATAGAATATGAACGTGGTATCAATCTTATCATCCAACTTTCCACAAGACAGCAAATAAGTGTAATTTGCAAAATGTTGCAGTATTCCCTTCATTGTCATAAAATATACCCTCACGTTTCCAAGTTAAAACTGAGAACAAATTACAAACAATATGCTGCATCTTTGTTTCAGGAGTCACTGGAGTCCACTGTGAGGAGCACAGTTATGGCTTTGAGGAGCTGTCCTTCATGGAGTTTCCCCCGTTGGATCGCAGAACTAATTTGATCTCTAGAGTTTGCTCCAGTGCAGAGGAACTCCCTGCTCCTGTACAACCCTGGAGGAGTATCCAGCAGGGAGTTCATTGCACTGGAGATACTGAATGGGGCCATCCATCTCTCTTATGACCTGGGCCCAGGACCCGTGAGGCTGCAGACACACAAGCAGGTGGCCGATGGATTTTTCCATCGTGTCACTGCCAGGAGGATTGGGAACGTGAGTTTTAGATATGTCAGCACATACACAAGGTTAATGAGATggcatttttaaagaaaataaaagaggtCAATGTGAAAAAGACTAATGTAGCACTACTTGCATTTAACAGATGGGTTCTTTGCATGTGGACAACTGCACAGATATTGAGAACAATGGATTTTGCTTTTCACAAAGTGATGGCAATAGCTTAAAAAGGTAGCAGTGAAATAATAATCCATATTTACACACACTTCATAATGTCACTCTTTGGCCTTGTGTCTTAATCAACGActtctctgtctctatgtgtaaTCAGAACACTAGATGTTGGCAGTAATATGACGTTGGGAGGAACAAGGACTTTTGAATCCATCTTACTGCTTCCTGCTCAGATAAAAACCCATGACTTTGTTGGATGTATTCGTAACATTTATGTGAATGGCATCCTGCTGAGCCCTTCAAAGGCCCTTGCAAAATATAACATCCTTGATAGGTAAGCATTTAGTATATCAACTTCCTACTATAATAATAAACTTTGCTGTTCTATGATTATATGATATCTCTCTACTGCACCCACCTGATTAAGGAAGTAAATGTTTTTTGTCTATTCATTTCAACAACTGGTTTTTGTAACTAATTTTTGTTTCATAAAGGTGTCCGAGAACAACGCCAGCACCATGTCACAGCAACCCATGTAAGAACAGCGGCTTGTGCCATGACCTTTGGTCTGACTATCTTTGTGAATGCAAAAGTCCGTTTACTGGAAGAAGCTGTGCTAAAGGTAATTATACCTTTCTCTAACTTGGATTTGTTGGATTTTCATCAATTtcataattcttttttttcatgttctttattttttaatagaaATGTCAGAGGAGCTTGTTTTGCGATTTCATGGGAATGACTACATTGAGTATGTCATCAAGGAGCGGTTTAAGAGAGACTACCTGCTAAAAGACTTGTTGGAGGATGAAAAAGAGGGAAACACCAGAGACCAAAGTGGGATTAATATCAAGCTCAAGACCCAAGATAATGGAGTGTTAATATTTGTTGTTggacagacaggacacactATGCTTGAAGTAAGTAGAGAATGCAATTATAGAGATATTTACTCGGTTTGGATTTATGTTTGAAGTATGAATTTGCTTGCCTTTCTCTGTCTGCCTCAGATAAAAGACAGAAAGCTTGTGTACACTTACAAAGACACACTGTCAGAACACCTGTCAGAGTTCACTGGACTCCCCCGTGGCCGACGGCTTTTGGCATGTCCTCCTGGCTCAGCAGTGGACAGAACACATTTCTGCTTCTGGATACTAAATCCATCTTGAACATCACCGGCCGCGGTACGGATCTCACACCTGTTCGTGTGGAAAAGATAATTTTTGGTGCTGCTCTGACAGGTGATTCAAACCTCCAACAGTTAGGTAAATACACTCAAACTTGTTTAATTGAGCAGCATATACCCACGCTCACTACATACAACACAGACGGTGTGAAAGCTGATCCTAAACGGTGGGGAGCTTTGAGGATGATGTTAGCAGGGTATGGGAAAGAACGCTCCAGTGAAGAGAGGCCAAAAAAGTCCTTTGGAACTTCAAGATGTGGCTTTCCCAAACAAGCAGTTGTTGACGAACAATGATGCAGAGCAGTCCCAGCAAACACAGACGTGTTACATTAAGAAGCTCCGACAACCAGAGTTCCTGGAACCTGCACAATGCCTTACTTTTGATGAAATTAGTCAAATAAACACTCCTCTGGAACAAACATTGTCACCTCGAGCATCCCTAAGGCCTGAACCTGCCAATCACACCACGATGATCGGTGCCTCATCTGAAAGTGAAACAGCACATTCACCTGCTCAGAGTCTGAGTGTGGACAGTTTTCTCTCATCAGCACCAGGAAATATATACAAGACCAGTCATCCCTGTCAGCGAGCAGCTTCAGACACACCTGTCATTCTGCTGCAGGTCAGCATGAAGCTGAGAGTGCTGCCTCCAGTTTGTTTGAGCAATGGGAAC comes from Pseudoliparis swirei isolate HS2019 ecotype Mariana Trench chromosome 20, NWPU_hadal_v1, whole genome shotgun sequence and encodes:
- the LOC130210446 gene encoding protocadherin Fat 4-like, yielding MGSLHVDNCTDIENNGFCFSQSDGNSLKRTLDVGSNMTLGGTRTFESILLLPAQIKTHDFVGCIRNIYVNGILLSPSKALAKYNILDRCPRTTPAPCHSNPCKNSGLCHDLWSDYLCECKSPFTGRSCAKEMSEELVLRFHGNDYIEYVIKERFKRDYLLKDLLEDEKEGNTRDQSGINIKLKTQDNGVLIFVVGQTGHTMLEIKDRKLVYTYKDTLSEHLSEFTGLPRGRRLLACPPGSAVDRTHFCFWILNPS